One part of the Candidatus Eremiobacterota bacterium genome encodes these proteins:
- a CDS encoding YihY/virulence factor BrkB family protein — MSRLIRIFRMAGLRFSAEGSAFTAQAIAYTALFSLVPLSLVAVAMLAFLYGTDEGLARANEAIQVYVPALGDLLTNNLSAVVRYRGFSGTIGLIGLIWAGKNLFQALTYALNRSLGITRFRHIVWDVAIALTLVPFAGMVLIAATVVPIVITFFVQFAGLESLRWAPQIASYAGSALLVFAVSALLYAYLPNRHPRWSSVIPGALVCAIGYSLAQIAFAVYTTYASYAFQIYGALSALFVLLLWLDLIGVVFLFGAHVSAAWEKDGESGALPLAS, encoded by the coding sequence GTGTCACGGCTGATTCGCATCTTCCGCATGGCGGGGCTGCGCTTCTCCGCCGAAGGCTCGGCGTTCACGGCGCAGGCGATCGCGTACACCGCGCTCTTCTCGCTCGTTCCCTTGTCGCTCGTCGCGGTCGCGATGCTGGCGTTCCTCTACGGCACCGATGAAGGGCTCGCGCGCGCGAACGAAGCGATTCAAGTCTACGTTCCCGCGCTCGGCGACCTGCTGACGAACAACCTGTCGGCGGTCGTGCGCTACCGCGGCTTCAGCGGCACGATCGGCTTGATCGGATTGATCTGGGCCGGCAAGAACCTCTTTCAAGCGCTCACCTATGCGCTGAACCGCTCGCTCGGGATCACGCGCTTCCGGCACATCGTGTGGGACGTCGCGATCGCGCTCACGCTCGTGCCGTTCGCCGGCATGGTGCTGATCGCCGCGACCGTCGTTCCGATCGTCATCACGTTCTTCGTGCAGTTCGCCGGGCTGGAATCCCTGCGCTGGGCGCCGCAGATCGCCTCGTACGCGGGCTCGGCCCTGCTCGTCTTCGCCGTCTCCGCGCTGCTGTACGCGTACTTGCCGAACCGCCACCCGCGCTGGTCGTCCGTCATCCCCGGCGCGCTCGTCTGCGCGATCGGCTACTCGCTCGCGCAGATCGCGTTTGCGGTCTACACGACGTACGCCAGCTACGCGTTTCAGATCTACGGCGCTCTTTCGGCACTTTTCGTGCTGCTGCTCTGGCTCGACCTGATCGGCGTCGTCTTCCTGTTCGGCGCGCACGTCAGCGCGGCGTGGGAGAAGGACGGCGAGAGCGGCGCCCTCCCGCTCGCCTCGTAA
- a CDS encoding glycoside hydrolase produces the protein MSVALGGLPVAAAPPPDPGAALRGVLRWRAIGPFRGGRTIAASGVPGRPHEFYIAAVNGGVFKTTDGGRTWNPVFDDQPSASVGALAVAPSAPDTIYVGSGEGRQRPDLAVGDGMYKSTDGGAHWTHLGLRDGRQIAKIAVDPKDANRLYVAVLGHPYGPNQERGVYRSTDGGVTFDRVLFTDEDAGAFDLALDPTDSRTLYASLWAARQPPWETTEGGSFEHPQSGTGLYKSTDGGTSWKRLEGGLPAQAQGLGRIAVALAPSDPKRVYAFADVVGASGGKKGVYRSDDAGVTWTLTNDTDRITERGADLVQLAVDPRDRDTVYETNTSTYKSTDAGKTFVPLRGAPGGDDYQSIWIAPDDPRTILLGSDQGAIITVNGGASWTSWYNQPTAQFYHVITDDRFPYRVYGGQQESGSAGVLSRGNDGAITFRDWHPVGTEEYGYVAPDPLHPGIVFGGKVSRYDERTGQVRDVGPIVSWRGDPHYRFRRTAPLAFSPADPHALFLAGNVVFETTDYGAHWRVVSPDLTRPNPATPPNLGVFAQADAAKRPHRGVIYALGLSPRDRNVIWAGTDDGLVWRTADGGKHWRDVTPPGIGAWGKISIVDASPFDANGAYVAVNRIRLDEQRPQLFRTHDGGKTWTEIDRGIEAAPTNVVRADPRRRGLLYAGTERGVWVSFDDGGSWSSLRLNLPATSVRDLVVHGDDVVIGTHGRGFWILDDVAPLRQADALTSARATLLEPAPAWRVPRDTNTDTPLPPDEPFAANPPSGAIVDYVLPRAAPRVTLTFADARGRVVRRFASDDPPAPYDPSALDVPAWWIAPQARPDASAGAHRFVWDLHAPAPRTFGPDATIAAIPHDTPLQPEGATVPPGTYSVTLDAGGAKQTRALLVRKDPRVPVATRDLQAQYDLASEIAALVNESYAAAQRTRPHDAALASRLERLNGRLAQLIGAVENGDGAPTAVQRAVLREYRTALDTLLRQAGEPAR, from the coding sequence TTGAGCGTCGCGCTCGGGGGCTTGCCGGTCGCCGCGGCGCCGCCCCCGGATCCCGGTGCCGCGCTGCGCGGGGTGCTGCGCTGGCGCGCGATCGGGCCGTTCCGCGGCGGCCGGACGATCGCGGCCAGCGGTGTCCCCGGCCGGCCGCACGAGTTCTACATCGCCGCCGTCAACGGCGGGGTCTTCAAGACGACCGACGGCGGGCGCACCTGGAATCCCGTGTTCGACGACCAGCCGAGCGCGTCGGTCGGCGCGCTCGCCGTCGCGCCCTCCGCACCCGACACGATCTATGTCGGGAGCGGCGAAGGCCGGCAGCGCCCCGATCTCGCCGTCGGCGACGGCATGTACAAGTCGACCGACGGCGGCGCGCACTGGACGCATCTCGGATTGCGCGACGGGCGGCAGATCGCCAAGATCGCCGTCGACCCGAAAGACGCGAACCGGCTCTACGTCGCGGTGCTCGGCCACCCGTACGGGCCGAACCAGGAGCGCGGTGTCTACCGCTCCACCGACGGCGGCGTCACCTTCGACCGCGTTCTCTTCACCGACGAAGACGCGGGCGCGTTCGACCTCGCGCTCGATCCGACCGATTCGCGCACGCTCTACGCCTCGCTGTGGGCCGCGCGCCAGCCACCGTGGGAGACGACCGAGGGCGGTTCGTTCGAGCACCCGCAGTCGGGGACGGGACTCTACAAATCGACCGACGGCGGCACGAGCTGGAAACGCCTCGAGGGTGGTTTGCCGGCGCAAGCGCAAGGACTCGGCAGAATAGCGGTTGCGCTCGCGCCGAGCGATCCGAAGCGCGTCTACGCGTTCGCCGACGTCGTCGGAGCGAGCGGCGGAAAAAAGGGCGTCTACCGTTCCGACGACGCCGGCGTCACCTGGACACTGACGAACGACACCGACCGCATCACCGAGCGCGGCGCGGACTTGGTGCAGCTTGCGGTCGATCCGCGCGACCGCGACACGGTCTACGAAACGAACACCTCGACGTACAAGTCGACCGACGCCGGCAAGACGTTCGTCCCGCTGCGCGGCGCGCCGGGCGGCGACGACTACCAAAGCATCTGGATCGCGCCGGACGACCCGCGCACGATCCTGCTCGGCAGCGATCAAGGCGCGATCATCACCGTGAACGGCGGCGCGTCGTGGACGTCATGGTACAACCAGCCGACGGCGCAGTTCTATCACGTCATCACCGACGACCGCTTTCCGTATCGGGTCTACGGCGGGCAGCAGGAAAGCGGCAGCGCCGGCGTGCTCTCGCGCGGGAACGACGGCGCGATCACCTTTCGCGACTGGCACCCGGTGGGGACCGAAGAGTACGGCTACGTCGCTCCCGATCCGCTGCATCCGGGGATCGTCTTCGGCGGCAAGGTTTCGCGATACGACGAGCGCACCGGACAAGTGCGCGACGTCGGCCCGATCGTGTCGTGGCGCGGCGATCCGCACTACCGTTTTCGTCGCACGGCGCCGCTCGCGTTCTCGCCCGCCGACCCGCACGCGCTCTTTCTCGCCGGCAACGTCGTGTTCGAGACGACCGACTACGGCGCGCACTGGCGCGTCGTCAGCCCCGATCTGACGCGCCCGAACCCGGCGACGCCGCCGAACCTGGGCGTCTTCGCGCAAGCCGACGCCGCGAAGCGGCCGCATCGCGGCGTGATCTACGCGCTCGGGCTTTCGCCGCGCGACCGCAACGTGATCTGGGCCGGCACCGACGACGGCTTGGTGTGGCGCACCGCCGACGGCGGAAAGCACTGGCGCGACGTCACCCCGCCGGGGATCGGCGCGTGGGGAAAGATCTCGATCGTCGACGCGTCGCCGTTCGACGCGAACGGCGCGTACGTCGCGGTGAACCGCATTCGGCTGGACGAGCAGCGCCCGCAGCTCTTCCGCACGCACGACGGCGGCAAGACGTGGACCGAGATCGACCGCGGCATCGAGGCCGCGCCGACCAACGTCGTGCGCGCCGACCCGCGCCGCCGCGGCCTGCTCTACGCGGGGACCGAGCGCGGCGTGTGGGTGTCGTTCGACGACGGCGGCTCGTGGTCGTCGCTGCGGCTGAACCTGCCCGCGACGTCGGTGCGCGATCTGGTCGTGCACGGCGACGACGTGGTGATCGGCACGCACGGCCGCGGCTTTTGGATTCTCGACGACGTCGCGCCGCTGCGCCAAGCCGACGCGCTGACGAGCGCGCGCGCGACGCTGCTCGAGCCCGCGCCGGCTTGGCGCGTGCCGCGCGACACGAACACCGACACGCCGCTGCCGCCCGACGAGCCGTTCGCCGCGAACCCGCCGAGCGGCGCGATCGTCGACTACGTCCTGCCGCGCGCCGCGCCGCGCGTGACGCTGACGTTCGCCGACGCGCGCGGGCGCGTCGTGCGCCGCTTCGCGAGCGACGATCCGCCCGCGCCGTACGACCCCAGCGCGCTCGACGTGCCGGCCTGGTGGATCGCACCGCAAGCGCGTCCCGACGCGAGCGCCGGCGCGCACCGTTTCGTGTGGGATCTGCACGCGCCCGCGCCGCGCACGTTCGGGCCGGACGCGACGATCGCCGCGATCCCGCACGACACGCCGCTGCAGCCGGAAGGCGCGACCGTCCCGCCCGGCACGTATTCCGTCACCCTGGACGCCGGCGGCGCGAAGCAAACGCGCGCGCTGCTCGTGCGCAAAGACCCGCGCGTCCCGGTCGCGACGCGCGATCTGCAGGCGCAGTACGACCTCGCGAGCGAGATCGCCGCGCTGGTGAACGAGTCGTACGCCGCGGCGCAGCGCACGCGGCCCCACGACGCCGCGCTGGCGAGCCGGCTCGAGCGGCTCAACGGCCGGCTCGCGCAGCTGATCGGCGCGGTCGAGAACGGCGACGGCGCGCCGACCGCGGTGCAGCGCGCGGTGCTGCGCGAGTACCGCACCGCGCTCGACACGCTGCTCCGCCAAGCCGGCGAGCCGGCGCGGTGA